In Longimicrobiaceae bacterium, the DNA window GCCGGGCGTGGAGCGCGCCGTCGCCACCGGCGCCATCCCTGGCGCGGAGGAGGGCGGCGCCTGGCCCGCCGCCGCCGAGGGCCAGCCGGTGCAGCCGGGCGACGAGCCCACGGTGATGCGAGTGCCCTCCACGCCCGGCCTCCTCGCCGTCCTGGGCCAGCGGCTGGTCGCGGGCCGCGAGTTCACGGCGGCGGAGAACGCGGACAGCACGGCCGCGGTCGCCATCGTGGGCGAGTCGGTGGCGCGGCGCTTCTGGCCCAAGGGCGGGGCGTTGGGGAGACGGATCCGGCTGGGCACCGACGCGGAGGACCCGTGGCTCACGGTGGTCGGGATCGCGCCGGACCTGCACTACGGCGAGTTCGGCAAGGCGTCGCCCGCGTCGAAGCTGCAGGTGCACGTGCCCTACGCGCGCGACGGCTGGCGCACCATGCGGCTGCTGGTGCGCGTGCGGGGAGATGCGGGTGCGGCGGCGGGCCCCGTGCGCCGCGCCATCCACGCGGTGGATGCGACGCTGCCCACGTACGACGTGCGCACGATGGCCGAGGTGCGCAGCTACGGCGCGTGGCCGTCGCGCCTGTACGGCGAGATCTTCGCCTCGTTCGGCCTCCTGGCGCTAGCCTTGGCCGCCGTGGGCGTATACGGGGTGATGGCGTACGCCGTCTCGCAGCGCTCGCGCGAGATCGGCATCCGCATGGCGCTGGGCGCGCAGACGCGCGACGTCCTGCGCCTCGTCGTGGGCCAGGGCGCCGGGCTGGCCGCCATCGGGATCGGACTGGGGATGCTGGGCGGCGCCGGCGTGGCCCGCATCCTCGGCTCCATCCTGTACGGCGTGCACGCGGCGGACCCGGCCGCCTTCCTCGCATCTCCCGCGGTCCTCGCCTGCGTGGCCCTCCTCGCGAGCTGGCTGCCGGCACGCCGCGCCACGCGGGTCGACCCCATGACCGCCCTCCGCCAGGATTGAGGCAGATGGACATCCTTCTCCAGGACCTGCGGTACGCCGTGCGCACGCTGCTCCGCGCGCCGGGCTTCACCGCGGTGGCAGTGCTCACGCTGGCGCTGGGCATCGGCGCGACTTCAGCCATCTTCAGCGCCGTGTACGCCGTCGTCCTGCGGCCCTTCCCGTTCGCGGACCCGCAGCGGGTGGTGCTGATGGAGGAGACGTGGCGCGGTGAGCCGGGCGACGTGTCGCCCGCCAACTTCGTGGAGCTCCTGGGGGAGAAGGGCGTCTTCGAGGGCCTGGCGGCGTCGCGGTCCGGCAGCTTCAACCTGGACGCGGGCGGCGAGCCGGAGCGCGTGGAGGGCGAGCGCGTGACCAGCGGCTACTTCGCCGCGTTCGGCGCCGCTCCCGCGCTGGGCCGCACCTTCGCGCCGGCCGAGGACCCGCCCGGCGGCGAGCGCGTCGCCATCGTCAGCCACCGGCTTTGGATGCGGCGCCTGGGCGGCGACGCGGCCGTGGTGGGGCGCCCGGTGCGCGTGGGCGGCGAGCCGTACACCGTGGTGGGCGTGATGCCGCAGGAGTTCGACGCGACCGCGGGACCGTCGGACCTGTGGCTGCCGCTCGCCCTCACGCCCGAGCAGGCGTCCAAGCGCGACGAGCACTACCTGATGGTCTTCGGCCGGCTGCTGCCCGGCGTCACGCTGGAGGCGGCGCGGGCGCGGATGGCCGCGGCGGGGGCGGGCCTGGTGCGGCGCTTCCCCAAGGACAACGCGGAGCGTTCGCTGCGGCTCACCCCGTACGTGGACGCGGTGGTGGGCGACTACCGCCAGCGGCTCATGGTGATGCTGGGCGCCGTGGGCTTCGTGCTCCTCATCGCCTGCGCCAACGTGGCGAGTTTGGTGCTTGCCCGCGCCGCCGGCCGCTCGCGCGAGATCGCCATCCGCGGCGCGCTGGGCGCCGGCCGCTGGCGCGTCGTCCGGCAGATGCTCACTGAGAGCGCGGTGCTGGGCGGCGCGGGCGCGGCGGCCGGGCTGGCGCTGGCGTGGTGGGGCGTCGGCGCGCTGGTGGCCGCCGGCCCTCCGGGAATCCCCCGGCTGGAGCAGGCCGCCATCGACGGGCCCGTGCTCGCCTTCACGGCCGCCGTGGCGCTCGCCAGCACGGTGCTGCTTGGCCTGGCGCCCGCGCTCCGGGCGGCGCGGCCGGACCTGCAGGGCACGTTGAACCAGGGCGGGCGGGGATCGACCGCGGGCCCGGCGAGCGACCGCCTGCGCGCCGCCCTGGTGGTGGGCGAGGTCGCGCTGGCGCTCACGCTGCTCGTGGGCGCGGGGCTGCTGGTGCGGAGCGCCGTGCTGCTGGCCGGCGTGCAGCCGGGCTTCGACCCGGACGGGCTCGTCGCCGGCCGCCTCTCGCTGCCCGCCGCGCGCTACGCCCGGCCGGAAGACGTGTCCGGAGCGATGGAGCGCATCGCCGCGGAACTGGCCGCCACGCCGGGTGTGGAGGCGTCGGCCGTGGCGACGACGGCGGCGTTCGACGGCGCGGGGAGCACGAACGGCCTGGTGCCCGAGGGCCGGCCGCTGGAGGCGGCGAGCGCCATCGACAGCCGCATGCGCATCGTGACGCCCGGCTACTTCGGCGCGCTGCGGATCCCGCTGCGGCGCGGGCGGGACTTCACGGCGGCGGACGGGCCGGGCGCGCCCAGGGTGATCGTGGTGAGCGAAGCGTTCGCGCGGGTGGCGTGGCCTGGGCAGAACCCCATGGGCAAGCGCATCGCCTGCTGCGAGGCGGGCCCGGACGGCGCGCCGCTGTGGAAGGAGGTCGTGGGCGTAGCGGGCGACGTCCATTCCGACGGTCCCGCGCAGCCGTCCGGGCCGGAGTTCTACCTGCCCGTGCGCCAGGCCCCCGCGGCCGCGTGGAGCTGGACGCAGCGCTCCATGACGCTGGTGGCGCGCGGGCGCGGCGGCTCCGGCGCGGTGACGGCGGCCATGCGCGCCGCGGCACATGCGGTGGACCCCTCGCTGCCGCTGTACGAGGTCGCCACGCTGCGCGACCGCATCGGCCAGTCCACGCTGCGCGAGCGGTTCAACGGCGGGCTGCTGTCGGTGCTGGGAGCCATCGGGCTGCTGCTGGCGGTGGTGGGCATCTACGGCGTCACCGCGTACTTCGTCACCCAGCGCACGCACGAGATCGGCGTGCGCGTGGCTCTCGGCGCCGCCTCGCGCGACGTGCTGCGGCTGGTGGTGGGGCGCGGGCTGGGGCTGGCGCTGCTGGGCGTGGCGCTGGGCTCGGCCGCGTCGCTCGCGCTCACCCGCTTCCTCTCCGGCTTCCTCTTCGGCGTGAGC includes these proteins:
- a CDS encoding ABC transporter permease, whose product is MDILLQDLRYAVRTLLRAPGFTAVAVLTLALGIGATSAIFSAVYAVVLRPFPFADPQRVVLMEETWRGEPGDVSPANFVELLGEKGVFEGLAASRSGSFNLDAGGEPERVEGERVTSGYFAAFGAAPALGRTFAPAEDPPGGERVAIVSHRLWMRRLGGDAAVVGRPVRVGGEPYTVVGVMPQEFDATAGPSDLWLPLALTPEQASKRDEHYLMVFGRLLPGVTLEAARARMAAAGAGLVRRFPKDNAERSLRLTPYVDAVVGDYRQRLMVMLGAVGFVLLIACANVASLVLARAAGRSREIAIRGALGAGRWRVVRQMLTESAVLGGAGAAAGLALAWWGVGALVAAGPPGIPRLEQAAIDGPVLAFTAAVALASTVLLGLAPALRAARPDLQGTLNQGGRGSTAGPASDRLRAALVVGEVALALTLLVGAGLLVRSAVLLAGVQPGFDPDGLVAGRLSLPAARYARPEDVSGAMERIAAELAATPGVEASAVATTAAFDGAGSTNGLVPEGRPLEAASAIDSRMRIVTPGYFGALRIPLRRGRDFTAADGPGAPRVIVVSEAFARVAWPGQNPMGKRIACCEAGPDGAPLWKEVVGVAGDVHSDGPAQPSGPEFYLPVRQAPAAAWSWTQRSMTLVARGRGGSGAVTAAMRAAAHAVDPSLPLYEVATLRDRIGQSTLRERFNGGLLSVLGAIGLLLAVVGIYGVTAYFVTQRTHEIGVRVALGAASRDVLRLVVGRGLGLALLGVALGSAASLALTRFLSGFLFGVSPTDPLTFVVVAALLAGVALLASWLPARRAVRVDPMVALRQD